Proteins encoded by one window of Akkermansia muciniphila ATCC BAA-835:
- a CDS encoding Amuc_1099 family pilus-like system protein translates to MSEKQNYDKILLASGIVLGLGVAAYGTLTFLGLNDKYKFTTQVSEKAIEPPPGIKKAAEVGQELSASHELKPIAQETQKYVGFVAPNLWIKEGGMEPFDIISGPPIHGNIPNKWFLDNGLENEFVYSDVLTRDPDNDGFTVQEEYAAKTHPNDPNSHPPLVSKLFVDEIKQFGFYLAFTQADGNDFTFKGMNRAKQEIWKNIVQTNGKFGTRKNTKDEPRFELVSVVKKEFKNPSLDMVETDEEAVVKDLKPTKNGQTYTIRRGTKYVIPIIDKKVNLTITAGPERDTSFEVEEGSDFRIPGDAKQIYTLKTVDNATQTVTIANKTTGEQTTLSKKK, encoded by the coding sequence ATGTCTGAAAAACAAAATTACGACAAAATCCTGTTGGCATCCGGAATCGTCCTGGGCCTGGGAGTGGCCGCCTATGGTACGCTGACCTTTCTGGGACTGAATGACAAATACAAATTCACCACGCAGGTTTCTGAAAAAGCCATCGAACCGCCTCCCGGCATCAAGAAAGCCGCAGAAGTAGGCCAGGAGCTTTCCGCCTCCCACGAACTCAAGCCGATTGCCCAGGAAACACAGAAGTATGTGGGCTTCGTCGCCCCCAATCTCTGGATTAAGGAGGGGGGAATGGAACCCTTTGACATCATCTCCGGTCCGCCTATCCACGGCAACATCCCGAACAAATGGTTCCTGGACAACGGACTGGAAAATGAATTCGTTTACTCGGACGTCCTGACCCGGGACCCGGACAACGATGGATTTACGGTGCAGGAGGAATATGCGGCCAAAACCCATCCCAACGACCCCAACAGCCATCCTCCCCTGGTCAGCAAACTTTTTGTCGACGAAATCAAGCAGTTCGGCTTCTACCTGGCTTTCACCCAGGCGGATGGCAATGACTTTACCTTTAAGGGCATGAACCGCGCCAAACAGGAAATCTGGAAAAACATCGTCCAGACCAACGGCAAGTTCGGTACCCGTAAGAATACAAAAGACGAGCCCAGATTCGAACTTGTCAGCGTTGTCAAAAAGGAATTCAAGAATCCCAGCCTGGACATGGTGGAAACGGACGAGGAAGCCGTCGTCAAGGATTTGAAGCCGACCAAAAACGGACAAACCTACACCATCAGGCGCGGAACAAAATACGTCATTCCAATCATTGATAAGAAAGTAAACCTTACTATCACGGCCGGCCCCGAACGGGATACCAGCTTTGAAGTAGAGGAAGGTTCCGACTTCCGGATTCCGGGAGACGCCAAACAAATCTACACGCTGAAAACCGTTGATAATGCTACACAGACCGTAACCATTGCCAACAAAACCACTGGAGAACAAACAACACTGAGCAAGAAAAAATAG
- a CDS encoding M42 family metallopeptidase has protein sequence MAIDSDLLKKFSEAHGISGHEDEVRSLVAQELEGYGEFSSDGSGSLFCTGGEAGPRVMLAAHMDEIGFLVQNIASNGFLQLVGIGGWWPHTLLSQRVLVKTRSGRGIRGVIGSKPPHFLPESQRNSVMSMEALFVDVGAESAEQVKNEFGIHLGDPVVPDVRFSPLENPFRVMGKAFDNRAGLSVMIEAFKKLCREGHPNTLIAAATVQEEVGTRGARTAGVAMQPDCVIVLEGPPADDTPGFAVTDSQGALGGGVQIRLFDPTAITNPRLAALAEKTALDAGIPFQLTVRRSGGTDAAALHLSGKGVPTIVLGIPTRYIHAHNGVLDLRDYRAAVELTVALARSLDQEAVEALTHYLP, from the coding sequence ATGGCGATTGATTCTGATCTGCTGAAGAAGTTTTCAGAGGCCCACGGTATTTCGGGGCATGAGGATGAAGTGAGAAGCCTGGTGGCTCAGGAACTTGAAGGATATGGGGAATTTTCTTCCGATGGTTCCGGCAGCCTGTTCTGCACCGGCGGCGAGGCCGGCCCCCGCGTGATGCTGGCCGCCCACATGGATGAAATAGGCTTTCTGGTGCAGAATATAGCGTCGAACGGTTTCCTTCAGTTGGTGGGGATAGGCGGCTGGTGGCCGCATACCCTGTTAAGCCAGCGTGTCTTGGTAAAAACCCGCTCGGGCCGCGGCATCCGGGGGGTGATTGGTTCCAAGCCTCCCCATTTTCTGCCGGAAAGCCAGCGCAACAGTGTCATGAGCATGGAAGCCCTGTTTGTGGACGTGGGCGCTGAAAGCGCGGAACAGGTGAAGAATGAATTCGGTATTCACCTGGGGGATCCCGTGGTGCCGGACGTGAGATTCTCCCCGTTGGAAAATCCGTTCCGGGTCATGGGGAAAGCCTTTGACAACCGCGCCGGTCTTTCTGTGATGATAGAGGCATTCAAGAAATTATGCCGGGAAGGGCATCCCAACACCCTGATTGCCGCCGCGACGGTTCAGGAGGAGGTGGGCACGCGGGGCGCCAGGACGGCCGGCGTCGCCATGCAACCGGATTGCGTGATTGTTCTGGAAGGGCCGCCGGCAGACGACACCCCCGGGTTTGCCGTGACGGATTCCCAAGGGGCCTTGGGCGGAGGCGTGCAGATCAGGCTGTTTGACCCCACGGCCATCACCAATCCCCGGCTGGCCGCCCTGGCCGAAAAAACGGCTTTGGATGCGGGCATCCCATTCCAGTTGACGGTGCGCCGTTCCGGCGGAACGGATGCGGCGGCCCTGCATCTTTCCGGAAAGGGTGTTCCCACTATTGTGCTGGGAATTCCCACCCGGTACATTCATGCCCATAACGGCGTGCTGGATCTGCGGGACTACCGCGCCGCGGTGGAATTGACGGTGGCTCTGGCCCGTTCCCTGGACCAGGAGGCCGTGGAAGCCCTTACCCACTACCTGCCCTGA
- the hisG gene encoding ATP phosphoribosyltransferase: MSKKLKIALPKGSLQDSTVELFRKAGYNVYVSSRGYRPTCDDDDLELFLIRAQEIGRYVNDGFIDCGITGRDWIYENRADVEVLTDLQYSKATSKPTRWVLVVPENSPITCAEDLQGKRIATEGVGITERWLQEKGIEAHVEFSWGATEVKVPELVDAIVDITETGSSIKANKLRIVDTLMTSYPQFIANRETMQDEWKKQKLERLVMMLKGALEARRKVGLKMNLPAASLNGLVEALPSLRRPTISHLAEEGWLAVETVIDESVVRDIIPQLKALGAEGIIEYPLNKLVY; encoded by the coding sequence ATGTCGAAGAAACTCAAAATAGCTCTTCCCAAAGGCAGTTTGCAGGATTCCACCGTGGAATTGTTCCGCAAGGCCGGCTACAATGTGTATGTGTCCAGCCGCGGATACCGCCCGACCTGCGACGACGACGATCTGGAGCTCTTCCTGATCCGTGCCCAGGAAATAGGCCGTTATGTCAATGACGGTTTCATCGACTGCGGCATTACCGGGCGCGACTGGATTTATGAAAACAGGGCGGACGTGGAAGTGCTGACGGATCTTCAATACTCCAAGGCTACCTCCAAGCCTACCCGCTGGGTGCTGGTAGTCCCGGAAAATTCCCCCATTACCTGTGCGGAAGACCTTCAGGGCAAGCGCATCGCCACGGAAGGCGTGGGCATCACGGAACGCTGGCTTCAGGAAAAGGGTATTGAAGCCCACGTGGAATTCTCCTGGGGAGCTACGGAAGTGAAGGTGCCGGAACTGGTGGACGCCATTGTGGACATCACGGAAACGGGAAGCTCCATCAAGGCCAACAAGCTCCGTATCGTGGACACCCTGATGACCTCCTATCCCCAGTTTATCGCGAACCGGGAAACCATGCAGGACGAGTGGAAAAAACAGAAGCTGGAACGCCTGGTCATGATGCTCAAGGGCGCTCTGGAAGCGCGCCGGAAAGTGGGTCTGAAAATGAACCTTCCTGCTGCTTCCCTGAACGGCCTGGTAGAGGCCCTTCCGTCTCTGCGCCGTCCCACTATTTCCCATTTGGCGGAAGAAGGCTGGCTGGCCGTGGAAACGGTCATTGACGAATCCGTTGTGAGGGATATCATTCCCCAGCTCAAGGCCCTGGGAGCGGAAGGCATCATTGAATACCCGCTTAACAAGCTGGTTTACTAG
- a CDS encoding aminopeptidase P N-terminal domain-containing protein has translation MRYEPLPSSFFAGNREELASRLPAGSMLILHANDVFPTNADGTFALHQNANLFYLTGVDQEETVLVMTIREDGWDEILLLRETNEQIAIWEGARLSQEQARELSGIQDVRWTDEYDALLEALVPSASMVFVEANQHPRCTCPVETRNARMTKELKEKFPDAVLKNVYEILADMRQIKKPEEIKALKKACDITNEGFRELLRFIRPGVGEWQIEGFLANEFISRGPRKFSFLPIIASGKDTCVLHYIQNDKRCEDGDLVLMDIGTEYGNYNSDMTRTVPVNGKFTPRQRAVYESVLNMMTYAKKILKPGILKSEYERLVRVFAAGELVKLGLITPAQVAEKPSDPPIVRKYYMHGCSHFLGLDVHDVGEANPVVLPGMVFTVEPGIYIAEEGIGIRLENDVLIGETENIDLLGDVPLLPDDIERLMAR, from the coding sequence ATGAGATACGAGCCGCTTCCTTCTTCCTTTTTTGCCGGCAACCGTGAAGAACTTGCTTCCCGCCTGCCTGCCGGCAGTATGCTGATTCTGCACGCCAACGACGTATTTCCTACGAATGCGGACGGCACTTTTGCCCTGCATCAGAATGCCAACCTCTTTTATCTTACGGGAGTTGACCAGGAAGAAACCGTCCTGGTCATGACCATCCGGGAGGACGGCTGGGATGAGATCCTGCTGTTGCGTGAGACAAATGAACAGATTGCCATCTGGGAAGGCGCCCGGCTCTCGCAGGAACAGGCGAGAGAGCTGAGCGGCATCCAGGACGTGCGCTGGACCGATGAATATGATGCGCTGCTGGAGGCCCTGGTGCCGTCCGCATCCATGGTCTTTGTGGAAGCCAACCAGCATCCGCGATGCACATGCCCGGTGGAAACGCGCAATGCCCGCATGACCAAGGAGCTGAAGGAAAAATTCCCGGACGCTGTTTTGAAGAATGTCTATGAAATCTTGGCGGACATGCGGCAAATCAAAAAGCCGGAAGAAATCAAGGCTCTCAAAAAAGCCTGCGACATCACCAATGAAGGCTTCCGGGAATTGCTCCGGTTCATCAGGCCGGGGGTGGGCGAATGGCAGATTGAGGGATTCCTGGCCAACGAATTCATCAGCCGCGGTCCGCGCAAATTCTCCTTCCTACCCATCATCGCTTCCGGAAAGGATACCTGTGTGCTGCATTATATCCAAAACGACAAACGGTGCGAAGACGGCGATCTGGTGCTTATGGACATAGGCACGGAATACGGGAATTACAACTCCGACATGACCCGCACCGTTCCCGTGAACGGAAAATTCACTCCCCGCCAGCGCGCTGTGTATGAAAGCGTGCTGAATATGATGACCTACGCCAAAAAGATTCTGAAACCCGGAATCCTGAAATCGGAGTACGAACGCCTGGTGCGCGTTTTTGCCGCCGGGGAACTCGTCAAGCTGGGGCTGATCACACCCGCGCAGGTGGCGGAAAAACCGTCCGATCCTCCCATTGTCCGGAAATATTACATGCACGGGTGTTCCCACTTCCTGGGGCTGGATGTGCACGATGTGGGCGAAGCCAACCCCGTTGTGTTGCCGGGCATGGTTTTCACCGTGGAACCGGGCATCTATATTGCGGAAGAAGGCATAGGCATCCGTTTGGAAAACGACGTCCTGATCGGGGAAACAGAAAACATCGACCTGTTGGGAGACGTGCCTTTGCTGCCTGATGACATTGAACGGCTCATGGCCCGGTAA
- a CDS encoding Amuc_1102 family pilus-like protein produces MKSILNTITAMLAAVLFVPAASAQTTSNPRMQVRVSLEKLSLYMRQSPNVLTQDDPRPLPKPKKWADFEIPFKVEAAPTPKSGYIDALTFKFYIAVVNPDRSRQYLKLYKEVKYVNVPVGENTYASVYLSPSSVKRITGVEGGRGKWVKYQGVVVEYNGKIVATYSSERGKMEKWWTIQSPSIVETSYYPLLNKDETPFSVFWYDRYPEIMRPNSQQAASSSVPAPFGTPVEPPADGE; encoded by the coding sequence ATGAAATCCATCCTTAACACTATCACGGCCATGCTGGCTGCGGTGCTTTTCGTCCCTGCGGCATCGGCGCAGACCACCAGCAATCCCAGAATGCAGGTGCGGGTCTCCCTGGAAAAGCTGTCCCTGTATATGCGCCAGTCCCCCAACGTCCTGACGCAGGACGATCCCCGGCCGCTGCCGAAACCGAAGAAATGGGCGGATTTTGAAATTCCCTTCAAGGTGGAAGCCGCTCCCACCCCCAAATCCGGCTATATTGATGCCCTGACGTTCAAATTCTACATCGCGGTAGTCAATCCGGACCGCTCCCGCCAGTATCTGAAACTGTATAAGGAAGTCAAATACGTCAATGTTCCGGTAGGAGAAAACACGTACGCTTCCGTGTATCTCTCCCCGTCCTCCGTCAAGCGCATTACCGGTGTGGAAGGAGGAAGAGGAAAATGGGTGAAGTACCAGGGCGTAGTGGTGGAATACAACGGCAAGATTGTCGCCACTTATTCCTCCGAACGCGGCAAAATGGAAAAATGGTGGACCATCCAGTCCCCCAGCATCGTGGAGACCTCTTATTACCCCCTGCTGAACAAGGATGAAACTCCTTTCTCCGTGTTCTGGTACGACCGTTATCCGGAAATTATGAGGCCCAACAGCCAGCAGGCGGCTTCCAGTTCCGTCCCCGCCCCGTTCGGTACTCCTGTGGAACCTCCGGCGGACGGCGAATAA
- the lgt gene encoding prolipoprotein diacylglyceryl transferase encodes MNPTVYVHDLDPVIWQITDSIALRWYGLAYLMGFIGGYYLLSWLSRRKLYPVPQDRMADFVTYVAIFGVLIGGRLGYVLFYQIPNHGWSQFLADPLMVLRVWEGGMASHGGMIGVGLYTFYYAWKHRVKWVALLDGLAIVAPVGLFFGRMANFINGELYGRVVPLGSSQGMIFPAELSQNPDLFVRVASRIYETPGLLDKLSLSGIAVPERMTAAWVTDRVRDTPAIREIVGRMMQDHARYPSQLYEAFAEGVFLFAVLWFVRVRFPRAWNGLFCGIFAVLYAAGRIICEEYREPDSPFSMGLTRGQFLSVFLVLVGAAFFVYAFKTRQTVQECAFYEPEKKDGNESSGKAV; translated from the coding sequence ATGAATCCGACCGTTTACGTACATGATCTGGACCCTGTCATCTGGCAGATAACGGACTCAATTGCCCTGCGCTGGTATGGCCTGGCCTATTTAATGGGCTTCATCGGCGGGTATTATCTGCTTTCCTGGCTTTCCCGCCGGAAGCTGTATCCTGTCCCCCAGGACAGGATGGCGGATTTTGTTACTTATGTGGCTATTTTTGGTGTTTTGATCGGCGGAAGGCTGGGATATGTGCTCTTTTACCAGATTCCCAATCACGGCTGGTCCCAGTTTCTGGCGGATCCGCTCATGGTCCTGAGGGTGTGGGAAGGGGGCATGGCCAGCCACGGGGGAATGATTGGAGTGGGGCTGTACACATTTTATTATGCGTGGAAGCACCGCGTCAAGTGGGTGGCGCTTCTGGACGGCCTGGCCATTGTAGCTCCCGTTGGGCTGTTTTTCGGGCGCATGGCCAATTTTATCAACGGGGAACTGTATGGGCGCGTTGTCCCGCTCGGCTCTTCCCAGGGAATGATTTTTCCGGCGGAGCTTTCCCAGAATCCGGACTTGTTCGTGCGGGTGGCTTCCCGTATTTATGAAACGCCCGGATTGTTGGACAAACTGTCCCTTTCCGGCATAGCCGTGCCGGAACGAATGACTGCCGCCTGGGTGACCGACCGGGTGAGGGATACGCCCGCCATCAGGGAAATCGTGGGGCGGATGATGCAGGATCATGCACGCTACCCCTCCCAGCTGTATGAAGCGTTTGCGGAAGGTGTGTTTCTTTTTGCCGTGCTGTGGTTTGTACGGGTAAGGTTCCCCCGTGCGTGGAACGGCTTGTTCTGCGGTATTTTTGCCGTTCTTTATGCTGCGGGCAGAATTATTTGCGAAGAGTACCGGGAGCCGGATTCCCCCTTCTCCATGGGATTAACCCGCGGGCAGTTCCTCTCCGTTTTCCTCGTGCTGGTGGGCGCCGCTTTCTTTGTATATGCCTTCAAGACCAGGCAGACGGTTCAGGAATGCGCTTTCTATGAACCTGAAAAGAAAGACGGGAATGAATCGTCCGGAAAGGCCGTTTAA
- a CDS encoding Amuc_1101 family PilM-like pilus complex protein codes for MANSRPIVALNVGSQRVSMGVFSKTSKDALILDRYATRLVVLDPSAEGLRLTKIGEAIADLVQELNVKGSVVNYSVSGQSVFIRFVKLPALDDTDVEQLIRFEAQQHVPFPLDEVVWDYHLLPAKGLEREAILVAIKAEDLDSLNDEIVSHGLSTGKVDCALTSLYNAYVDSYPDEKEPVMLIDIGAKSTDLIYSEQGRFFTRSISAGGIFVTSAIAREFNIPFLEAERLKTTSGLVSMSNGQTEGLDPATANLATVIRTAMTRLASEIQRTTNHYRAQMSGSAPVKAYLCGGGASLPYTKEFLEDKLGIPISFFNPMHNVGVGSGVDVNTISREAFILGGLIGTAIHSIGRASLNIDLEPTAVAKKRANQKKMPAIIAGAAIAVLGAAAYAVTGYMGEKKAEEILAGVQPTVTSIKSAQSALRQKEQELKKLDSTLASYQQLTLQRYGYADIIRHLLEQSEHKDYPYWFTDFEPLAHFNPEDTTQITGYSVIKDSFTSDKNTSLVDDIRTEASANASSEDEAGVYSVNAIRLTGFVRRSLGGQRIIQDLQAKIDGNKESLFTFKPGDVKLEARQIMELGAKDAKVDAAAGAFVPFKLVLPLKTPIPVNFNK; via the coding sequence ATGGCTAATTCACGACCAATCGTCGCATTAAACGTAGGTTCCCAGAGAGTTTCAATGGGCGTCTTTTCCAAGACTTCCAAAGACGCCCTTATCCTGGACCGCTATGCTACGCGCCTCGTAGTGCTGGACCCGTCAGCAGAAGGTTTGCGCCTGACGAAAATAGGGGAAGCCATCGCCGACCTCGTCCAGGAACTCAACGTCAAAGGAAGCGTCGTCAACTATTCCGTTTCCGGACAATCCGTTTTCATCCGCTTCGTCAAGCTTCCGGCTCTGGACGATACCGATGTGGAACAGCTCATCCGCTTTGAAGCCCAGCAGCACGTCCCCTTCCCGCTGGACGAAGTCGTGTGGGACTACCATCTGCTTCCCGCCAAAGGTCTGGAACGGGAAGCCATCCTGGTTGCCATCAAGGCGGAAGACCTGGACTCCCTGAATGATGAAATCGTCTCCCACGGCCTTTCCACCGGCAAAGTGGACTGCGCGCTTACCTCTCTGTACAATGCGTATGTGGACAGTTATCCGGATGAGAAAGAACCGGTCATGCTCATCGACATCGGCGCCAAATCCACGGATTTGATTTACAGCGAACAGGGACGTTTCTTCACCCGCAGCATTTCCGCGGGGGGAATCTTCGTAACCTCCGCTATCGCCCGTGAATTCAATATTCCCTTCCTGGAAGCGGAACGCTTGAAAACCACCAGCGGGCTCGTTTCCATGAGCAACGGGCAAACGGAAGGGCTGGATCCCGCCACGGCCAATCTGGCTACCGTCATCCGTACGGCCATGACCAGGCTTGCCTCAGAAATCCAGCGGACCACCAACCATTACCGCGCCCAGATGAGCGGAAGCGCTCCCGTCAAGGCATACCTGTGCGGCGGCGGAGCTTCCCTGCCCTATACCAAGGAATTCCTGGAAGATAAACTGGGCATTCCGATCTCCTTCTTCAACCCCATGCACAACGTGGGCGTGGGCTCCGGCGTGGACGTGAACACCATCTCCCGCGAAGCCTTCATCCTGGGCGGATTGATCGGCACCGCCATTCACTCCATCGGCAGGGCCTCCCTCAATATTGACCTGGAACCCACCGCAGTTGCCAAAAAGCGGGCCAACCAGAAAAAAATGCCCGCCATCATCGCCGGGGCAGCCATTGCCGTTCTTGGTGCCGCAGCTTATGCCGTCACAGGATATATGGGCGAGAAAAAGGCGGAGGAAATCCTCGCCGGCGTCCAGCCCACCGTTACTTCCATCAAATCGGCACAATCCGCCCTGCGCCAGAAAGAACAGGAGCTGAAAAAACTGGACTCCACCCTGGCTTCCTACCAGCAGCTCACGCTTCAGCGCTACGGCTACGCGGACATCATCAGGCACCTGCTGGAACAGTCGGAACACAAGGATTATCCCTACTGGTTTACGGATTTTGAACCGCTGGCCCACTTCAATCCGGAGGATACCACCCAAATTACGGGATATTCCGTCATCAAGGATTCCTTCACATCGGACAAAAATACATCCCTGGTGGATGACATCAGGACGGAGGCCTCCGCCAACGCATCCAGCGAGGATGAAGCGGGCGTTTACAGCGTCAACGCCATCCGCCTGACCGGATTCGTCCGGCGCAGCCTGGGCGGCCAGAGAATCATCCAGGACCTCCAGGCAAAAATAGACGGGAACAAGGAATCCCTGTTCACTTTCAAGCCCGGAGACGTCAAACTGGAAGCCCGCCAGATCATGGAACTGGGAGCCAAGGACGCCAAGGTGGACGCGGCGGCAGGGGCCTTTGTACCCTTCAAGCTGGTGCTTCCGTTAAAAACGCCCATTCCCGTGAACTTTAACAAATAA
- a CDS encoding DUF3313 family protein has translation MPVSPLITHPLHADSRQSCFGGVWYNPSEQAVWNSPRLKVYVAPVNIDYIKARFPKESPSLAAQFRAGLQKDIRNVLENKSRQTGGRMKWQLVDRPVPGSVTLSLAIVKLKPTDVGGNIMSDLVSLVSPLPGTSLILGRFMSGDVGIEGRLSNTNTDAGIMEFKAYNTDPITLFSVKEFERFAFDQRNLRLFSSCIADIFKAGPASSIPKTGEFDLDPF, from the coding sequence ATGCCCGTTTCCCCTTTAATTACCCATCCCCTTCACGCGGACTCCAGGCAGAGCTGTTTTGGAGGCGTCTGGTATAATCCCTCGGAACAGGCCGTCTGGAATTCTCCAAGGCTGAAAGTATATGTAGCCCCCGTCAATATTGACTATATCAAAGCCAGATTCCCCAAGGAATCCCCGTCCCTGGCGGCACAATTCAGGGCCGGGCTGCAGAAAGACATCCGCAACGTGTTGGAAAACAAATCCAGACAGACAGGCGGGAGGATGAAATGGCAGTTGGTTGACCGCCCCGTTCCGGGATCTGTAACTCTCAGCCTCGCCATAGTCAAGCTGAAGCCTACGGACGTGGGCGGCAACATCATGTCCGATCTTGTTTCCCTGGTCTCCCCCCTTCCGGGAACTTCCCTGATCCTGGGGCGCTTCATGAGCGGGGACGTAGGCATTGAGGGACGCCTGTCAAATACGAATACGGACGCCGGCATCATGGAATTCAAAGCTTACAACACGGATCCCATCACCCTGTTTTCCGTAAAGGAATTTGAACGTTTTGCCTTCGACCAACGGAATTTGCGGCTTTTTTCCAGCTGCATTGCAGATATTTTCAAGGCTGGTCCCGCCAGCAGTATTCCCAAAACAGGGGAATTTGACCTGGACCCGTTTTAA
- a CDS encoding Amuc_1100 family pilus-like protein, translating into MSNWITDNKPAAMVAGVGLLLFLGLSATGYIVNSKRSELDKKISIAAKEIKSANAAEITPSRSSNEELEKELNRYAKAVGSLETAYKPFLASSALVPTTPTAFQNELKTFRDSLISSCKKKNILITDTSSWLGFQVYSTQAPSVQAASTLGFELKAINSLVNKLAECGLSKFIKVYRPQLPIETPANNPEESDEADQAPWTPMPLEIAFQGDRESVLKAMNAITGMQDYLFTVNSIRIRNERMMPPPIANPAAAKPAAAQPATGAASLTPADEAAAPAAPAIQQVIKPYMGKEQVFVQVSLNLVHFNQPKAQEPSED; encoded by the coding sequence ATGAGCAATTGGATTACAGACAACAAGCCCGCCGCCATGGTCGCGGGCGTGGGACTTCTCTTATTCCTGGGGTTATCCGCGACAGGGTACATCGTCAATTCCAAACGCAGTGAACTGGACAAAAAAATCAGCATCGCCGCCAAGGAAATCAAGTCCGCCAATGCTGCGGAAATCACTCCGAGCCGATCATCCAACGAAGAGCTGGAAAAAGAACTGAACCGCTATGCCAAGGCCGTGGGCAGCCTGGAAACGGCCTACAAGCCCTTCCTTGCCTCCTCCGCGCTGGTCCCCACCACGCCCACGGCATTCCAGAATGAACTGAAAACATTCAGGGATTCCCTGATCTCCTCCTGCAAGAAAAAGAACATTCTCATAACGGACACATCCTCCTGGCTCGGTTTCCAGGTTTACAGCACCCAGGCTCCCTCTGTTCAGGCGGCCTCCACGCTGGGTTTTGAATTGAAAGCCATCAACAGCCTGGTCAACAAACTGGCGGAATGCGGCCTGTCCAAATTCATCAAGGTGTACCGCCCCCAGCTCCCCATTGAAACCCCGGCGAACAATCCGGAAGAATCGGACGAAGCCGACCAGGCCCCATGGACTCCCATGCCTCTGGAAATAGCCTTCCAGGGCGACCGGGAAAGTGTATTGAAAGCCATGAACGCCATAACCGGCATGCAGGACTATCTGTTCACGGTCAACTCCATCCGTATCCGCAACGAACGGATGATGCCCCCTCCCATCGCCAATCCGGCAGCCGCCAAACCTGCCGCGGCCCAACCCGCCACGGGTGCGGCTTCCCTGACTCCGGCGGATGAGGCGGCTGCACCTGCAGCCCCGGCCATCCAGCAAGTCATCAAGCCTTACATGGGCAAGGAGCAGGTCTTTGTCCAGGTCTCCCTGAATCTGGTCCACTTCAACCAGCCCAAGGCTCAGGAACCGTCTGAAGATTAA
- a CDS encoding sensor histidine kinase, with protein sequence MSAIDYILTILILASLYLNWHLVQVCRSAMKARKKALRDAQRLLKRGEEAQEQAIADKRRFLEALGEAFLLIGPSGHIVLANTLAKELFQEEKLEGRKVGALVCNQELLGHVQEAFDTDGPVTKEFTLSAANSPGGVQNGITAWHLDSAITDAPIREKRILLRNITQNYLTNQMRRDFVANASHELRTPLTIIVGYLENLMEDDLVEESPGLARKFIGVMHQNSQRLMNIIEDMLMISKLESGHKAILKEQWFRLTSCADDVFSRLDSIREKKQAVLHMDIPTDWELYGDPFYWTQILFNLVENALKQNTEPGLSITVAAAKTQDACVITVTDTGVGIPVESIPFLFNRFYRVETHHSSEIKGTGLGLSIVKRAVEAHDGAITVSSIPHRETVFTITIPLKRFREEKAA encoded by the coding sequence ATGTCGGCCATCGACTACATCCTAACCATCCTTATTCTGGCCTCCCTGTACCTGAACTGGCATCTGGTCCAGGTATGTCGGTCCGCCATGAAAGCCCGGAAAAAAGCCTTGCGGGACGCTCAGCGCCTGCTGAAGCGCGGGGAAGAAGCGCAGGAACAGGCCATCGCGGACAAACGGCGCTTCCTGGAAGCTCTGGGAGAGGCCTTCCTGCTCATCGGTCCATCCGGACACATCGTGCTGGCTAATACGCTGGCCAAAGAACTCTTTCAGGAAGAAAAGCTGGAAGGGCGCAAAGTGGGGGCCCTGGTCTGCAACCAGGAATTGCTGGGGCATGTTCAGGAAGCATTCGATACGGACGGCCCCGTCACCAAGGAATTCACGCTGAGCGCCGCCAATTCCCCCGGCGGCGTGCAAAACGGCATCACGGCGTGGCATCTGGACAGCGCCATCACGGACGCCCCAATCAGAGAAAAGCGCATCCTGCTGCGCAACATCACGCAGAACTACCTCACCAACCAGATGCGCCGGGACTTCGTGGCAAACGCCTCCCACGAGCTGCGTACGCCCCTCACCATCATCGTGGGATATCTGGAAAACCTGATGGAGGACGATCTGGTGGAGGAAAGTCCCGGACTGGCCCGCAAATTCATCGGAGTCATGCACCAGAACAGCCAGAGGCTGATGAACATTATTGAAGACATGCTCATGATCTCCAAACTCGAATCAGGCCACAAGGCGATTCTGAAGGAGCAGTGGTTCCGCCTCACCTCCTGCGCGGACGACGTCTTCTCCCGTCTGGATTCCATCCGGGAGAAAAAACAGGCCGTCCTGCACATGGACATTCCCACGGATTGGGAACTTTATGGAGATCCCTTTTACTGGACGCAAATTCTGTTCAATTTGGTGGAAAACGCCCTCAAGCAAAACACGGAGCCGGGACTTTCCATTACTGTGGCCGCCGCCAAAACACAGGACGCCTGCGTCATCACCGTCACGGATACGGGCGTGGGCATTCCTGTGGAAAGCATCCCCTTCCTCTTCAACCGCTTTTACCGGGTGGAAACCCACCACTCCTCGGAAATCAAGGGAACGGGCCTAGGCCTCTCCATTGTGAAACGCGCCGTGGAAGCCCACGACGGAGCCATCACCGTCTCCAGCATCCCCCACCGGGAAACTGTTTTTACCATCACCATTCCCCTGAAAAGGTTCCGGGAAGAAAAGGCGGCGTAA